A genomic window from Myxococcaceae bacterium includes:
- the rplL gene encoding 50S ribosomal protein L7/L12: protein MATDIEKLGNELSALSILEAAELVKMLEEKWGVKAAAGGGMMMAAMPAAGAPAAAAEKTEFDVELIAAGDKKIQVIKVVRELTGLGLKEAKDLVDGAPKMVKQAVSKTDAEAMKTKLEAEGAQVAIK from the coding sequence ATGGCAACGGATATTGAAAAATTAGGGAATGAACTTTCGGCTCTCAGCATTTTGGAAGCCGCTGAATTGGTCAAGATGCTCGAAGAAAAATGGGGCGTTAAGGCTGCTGCCGGTGGTGGAATGATGATGGCTGCGATGCCAGCTGCGGGCGCTCCTGCTGCTGCCGCAGAGAAGACAGAATTCGATGTGGAATTGATCGCTGCAGGCGATAAGAAAATTCAGGTCATCAAAGTCGTTCGCGAATTGACTGGCTTGGGTCTGAAAGAAGCCAAAGACTTGGTCGATGGCGCTCCTAAAATGGTCAAGCAAGCTGTTTCGAAAACAGATGCAGAAGCCATGAAAACCAAATTGGAAGCTGAAGGCGCTCAAGTTGCTATCAAGTAA